In one window of Musa acuminata AAA Group cultivar baxijiao chromosome BXJ3-2, Cavendish_Baxijiao_AAA, whole genome shotgun sequence DNA:
- the LOC104000228 gene encoding uncharacterized protein LOC104000228: MHKLWHGTPVLSTAGWIETTATRAFLLTSMPALRLLPPPSPAILQRSHNPFRKPDPVSVPADNGSRLFCRARMSALAPLLRGGWARSFGTVEALRVRDKGGSFEGSVGNGSSQEEDDEEKGAVVKGEKKNRVTQQRAASAGSSTVERRPRGGILDASPEGSLELLTIPGVGPRNLRKLVNKGFDGVAQLKQLYIDKFVGESSHKMVEYLQSSVGIIHKNHAESITSFIKEKVDEELKEDTTESNVKLATKNRLTFCVEGNISVGKTTFLQRIANETIELRDLVEIVPEPIAKWQDIGPDHFNILDAFYAEPQRYAYTFQNYVFVTRVMQERESSGGIKPLRLMERSVFSDRMVFVRAVHEANWMNEMEISIYDSWFDPVVSCLPGLIPDGFIYLRASPDTCHKRMMLRNRAEEGGVNLEYLRGLHEKHESWLFPSQHGNHGVLSVSQLPLHMDDSLHPDIRDRVFLLEGDHMHPSIQKVPALILDCEPNIDFSKDIEAKRQYARQVAEFFEFVKKKKEASSAETGNDGKNQGQKIMLPREGALWIPQGTHFPDSALSLDFKKAMSFLSG, translated from the exons ATGCACAAGCTCTGGCATGGAACTCCCGTCCTCTCCACTGCCGGCTGGATTGAGACCACCGCCACCCGAGCCTTCCTGCTAACATCGATGCCCGCACTCCGCCTTCTGCCTCCACCCTCCCCCGCCATCCTCCAGCGAAGCCACAATCCCTTTCGAAAACCTGATCCCGTGTCCGTCCCCGCCGACAATGGTTCCCGCCTCTTCTGCCGAGCTCGGATGTCGGCCTTAGCCCCATTGTTGCGCGGCGGTTGGGCGAGGAGCTTTGGGACGGTCGAAGCTTTGAGGGTTCGGGACAAAGGTGGGAGCTTCGAGGGTTCTGTTGGGAACGGGAGTAGCCAAGAAGAGGACGATGAGGAGAAGGGCGCGGTGGTGAAGGGGGAGAAGAAGAATAGGGTAACGCAGCAGAGGGCTGCGTCGGCTGGCAGCAGTACCGTGGAGAGGAGACCGAGGGGTGGAATTTTGGACGCATCCCCGGAAGGGAGCTTGGAACTATTGACGATTCCTGGGGTTGGGCCTCGGAATCTGAGGAAGTTGGTGAACAAAGGTTTCGATGGCGTGGCCCAGCTCAAACAGCTATACATCGATAAG TTTGTCGGCGAATCCAGCCACAAGATGGTTGAATACTTACAGAGCTCTGTGGGAATCATTCACAAAAACCATGCAGAGAGCATAACCTCCTTTATCAAAGAAAAAGTAGATGAAGAGTTGAAAGAGGACACCACAGAGTCTAATGTGAAACTTGCAACAAAGAACAGGCTCACATTTTGTGTTGAAGGAAATATTAGTGTTGGGAAGACTACTTTCCTTCAAAGAATAGCTAATGAGACAATTGAATTACGTGATCTTGTGGAAATAGTGCCAGAACCTATTGCCAAGTGGCAGGATATTGGTCCTGATCACTTTAATATTTTGGATGCGTTCTATGCTGAGCCACAGAGGTATGCTTACACCTTCCAGAATTATGTATTTGTGACAAGGGTCATGCAGGAAAGAGAGTCATCTGGTGGAATAAAACCTCTCAGGCTCATGGAAAGAAGTGTTTTCAGTGATAGAATG GTCTTTGTGCGTGCTGTTCATGAGGCCAACTGGATGAATGAGATGGAGATTAGCATCTATGACTCATGGTTTGATCCTGTTGTATCATGCCTTCCAGGGCTTATTCCTGATGGTTTCATTTATCTTAGAGCAAGCCCTGACACTTGTCACAAAAGAATGATGCTGCGAAATAGGGCAGAAGAAGGTGGTGTTAATCTGGAGTACTTGAGAGGTTTGCATGAGAAACATGAAAGCTGGTTGTTCCCTTCTCAACATGGAAACCATGGTGTATTGTCAGTCAGTCAGTTGCCTCTGCACATGGATGACTCCCTGCATCCTGATATAAGGGATCGTGTGTTCTTGTTAGAAGGCGATCACATGCATCCAAGTATCCAAAAG GTTCCAGCTCTGATTCTGGACTGCGAACCCAACATTGATTTCAGCAAAGACATTGAAGCTAAAAGACA GTATGCCCGGCAAGTTGCAGAATTCTTCGAGTttgtgaagaaaaagaaagaagcttCGTCTGCAGAAACTGGCAATGATGGAAAGAACCAAGGCCAAAAGATAATGCTTCCTCGTGAAGGTGCTTTGTGGATTCCACAAGGCACTCACTTCCCTGATTCTGCCCTATCTCTGGATTTCAAAAAAGCGATGTCTTTCCTTTCTGGTTAG
- the LOC135631377 gene encoding protein PSK SIMULATOR 1-like — protein MGGLCSKRSAVDKSPSESTLDSNGLRDQPMPNQSRSKMKGALAYSIAGETMEKRLQEQTVSVTEGMSVPAEDLHAASAEATEPQLSRAFSQKSRSTMSKPSDPGQSGTTKVSEVSSVLGKAGSVGFGKAVEVLDTLGSTMTNLHLNSSFVSGVSTKGNKISILSFEVANTVVKGFNLMQSLSKENIKYLKQVVLRSEGVQYLISKDMDELLRVAAADKREELKVFSKEVVRFGNRCKDPQWHNLERYFDKLASELTHQKQLKKIAETAMEQLMTLAHYTAELYHELHALDKFEQDYKRKHQEDNSANGVQRGDNLQNPRQDLKSQRKHVKSLKKRSLWSKNLEEVLEKLLDIVHFLHLQIQDAFGTADTDKPSELTMKSQRRLGPAGLALHYANIITQIDTLVSRSSSVPSNTRDSLYQGLPPTMKNAFRCRLQSFQIKEELTVPQIKAEMEKSLRWLVPIANNTTKAHHGFGWVGEWANIGSEVNRNPGGSVDLIRVETLYHADKEKTEAYILNLLLWLHHLISRLKSSGGGIKSPIKSPVCSPSQEGLTITSLSAKPSPPSSVLSQEDEEMLQYVNFRKLIPGISKSQEFDTTKSKSGRHNRLSKSNSHSPASCTRKDFFAGARRPSLLPVIDFNIDRVKALDMIDRVDDIRKP, from the exons ATGGGCGGGCTTTGCTCGAAACGATCTGCTGTAGATAAATCGCCCAGCGAGAGTACCCTCGATTCCAATGGGCTCAGGGATCAACCGATGCCGAATCAATCCCGTAGTAAGATGAAAGGGGCTTTGGCTTATTCGATAGCAGGAGAAACTATGGAGAAGCGGCTGCAAGAACAGACCGTTTCCGTTACGGAGGGGATGAGTGTGCCCGCTGAAGACTTACATGCTGCTTCTGCAGAGGCCACGGAACCACAGTTATCGAGGGCTTTCTCACAAAAGTCCAGGTCAACCATGTCAAAGCCCTCCGACCCTGGGCAGTCTGGGACTACTAAG GTTTCAGAAGTGAGCTCAGTTTTGGGCAAGGCAGGTAGTGTTGGGTTTGGCAAAGCTGTGGAGGTATTGGATACACTCGGTAGTACCATGACGAATTTGCACCTGAATAGTAGTTTTGTATCAGGAGTTTCAACAAAGGGAAACAAAATATCTATATTATCTTTTGAAGTTGCCAATACCGTTGTTAAAGGTTTTAATCTAATGCAATCACTTTCAAAGGAGAACATAAAGTATTTGAAGCAAGTGGTACTTCGATCAGAAGGTGTACAATATTTAATATCCAAAGACATGGATGAGTTGCTGAGGGTTGCTGCTGCTGACAAAAG GGAAGAGCTGAAAGTATTTTCCAAAGAGGTTGTTCGCTTTGGAAATCGTTGTAAAGATCCTCAATGGCACAACTTGGAACGCTATTTTGACAA ACTAGCATCAGAACTTACCCATCAAAAACAGTTGAAAAAAATAGCTGAAACTGCAATGGAGCAGCTCATGACATTGGCTCATTATACAGCT GAACTATACCATGAGTTGCATGCCTTGGATAAATTTGAGCAAGATTATAAGAGAAAACATCAAGAAGATAATAGTGCAAACGGAGTACAAAGAG GTGATAATCTCCAAAACCCAAGGCAAGATTTGAAGAGCCAAAGAAAGCATGTAAAGTCCTTGAAGAAAAGATCACTCTGGTCCAAGAATTTGGAAGAG GTGTTGGAGAAGCTTTTAGATATTGTCCACTTCTTACACTTGCAGATTCAGGATGCCTTTGGAACTGCTG ATACTGATAAACCATCAGAGTTGACTATGAAGAGTCAAAGAAGATTGGGACCTGCTGGCCTTGCGCTACATTATGCAAATATCATTACTCAGATAGACACCCTT GTCTCTCGGTCAAGCTCTGTACCTTCAAATACAAGAGACTCGTTGTACCAAGGATTGCCCCCGACGATGAAAAATGCATTTCGTTGTAGGTTGCAATCATTTCAGATCAAGGAAGAG CTTACTGTTCCTCAAATCAAAGCAGAGATGGAAAAATCATTGCGGTGGCTTGTCCCGATAGCCAATAACACAACCAA GGCTCACCATGGTTTTGGTTGGGTTGGAGAGTGGGCAAACATAGG GTCCGAGGTGAATCGAAATCCAGGTGGTTCGGTGGACTTGATTCGGGTAGAGACACTCTACCATGCAGACAAGGAGAAGACTGAAGCATACATCCTTAACTTATTGCTATGGCTTCACCATCTCATCAGCCGCTTGAAGTCCAGTGGTGGAGGGATCAAATCTCCCATCAAATCCCCAGTTTGTTCTCCCTCACAAGAGGGTTTAACCATAACATCACTGTCTGCGAAACCGAGCCCCCCATCATCCGTGCTCTCTCAAGAAGACGAAGAAATGCTGCAGTACGTGAACTTCAGGAAACTGATCCCAGGGATTAGCAAGAGCCAGGAGTTTGACACAACAAAGTCGAAGTCGGGCAGGCACAACCGGCTGAGCAAGAGCAACAGCCACTCGCCTGCCAGCTGTACCAGGAAAGACTTCTTTGCAGGGGCTAGAAGGCCGTCGTTGCTTCCCGTCATTGACTTTAACATCGACAGGGTAAAAGCGCTGGATATGATCGATCGAGTGGATGATATCAGAAAACCGTGA